One window from the genome of Citrobacter telavivensis encodes:
- a CDS encoding DUF4942 domain-containing protein, whose translation MNLPTAVLANNDENESDVLSLYANPVDSQSGLIEHDGFQKLNAMRDLLVEYNTTLKHMQAMYDAVMRNRHDEAWRMFCDSCDNSIKYTLAVENLFCIERARCALDEKYWQKLLDLTGVKPFMPTERYDDWNEGLRAWRKSSESNFEKLKPVPFNEESIFSTAFALNEEKKDYFAQMVHGVFEKLSALHKTNRAQGFSNKLIIASCLPSRDNRRSYDYLNYFNDLRKVIGLMYGRSGAEDVNSAAVKEYMMSNPGEWVSIDNDSLKVKGFINGNVHILIEEETCDNLNLVLSHLMPGCIPLDRRYTTGHNSARTVKTNEYRSQLISFSAVNSLISYATDHLNAGKHLSPGPHTFILRDNQSVSEKKELVNIWESLGAVRRYREVYDFDFSPVEAFKLLALHGSIPDRYTHQFYATVGELQKRAIDECMVASGMRLLEPNIGLGALLKGLPEGVDVTGFDIHPAAVAITGLRWNVTLNDFLLVKPENTGLFERILMNPPFSDSRWIAHFQHAMRFLKPGGRLIAILPGSAKEHLLTREAGPGYDINILGCYDNAFEGTAESIKLFSVDAHE comes from the coding sequence ATGAACCTACCGACAGCTGTATTAGCGAATAACGATGAAAATGAATCAGACGTCCTCAGCCTTTATGCTAATCCCGTAGACAGTCAAAGTGGCCTCATTGAACATGACGGCTTTCAAAAACTAAATGCCATGCGCGATCTGCTGGTGGAATACAACACAACACTGAAGCACATGCAGGCCATGTATGATGCAGTGATGCGGAACCGGCATGATGAAGCATGGCGCATGTTCTGTGATTCTTGTGACAATTCCATCAAATATACGCTGGCTGTAGAAAATTTGTTCTGTATAGAACGGGCCCGCTGTGCTCTCGATGAAAAGTACTGGCAAAAGCTGCTCGATCTGACCGGCGTAAAACCATTTATGCCCACCGAAAGATACGATGACTGGAACGAAGGATTGAGGGCATGGCGAAAATCATCAGAATCAAATTTTGAGAAGCTTAAGCCTGTACCCTTCAACGAAGAAAGTATCTTTTCTACCGCATTCGCATTGAATGAAGAGAAAAAAGACTACTTCGCCCAGATGGTTCATGGTGTGTTTGAAAAGCTCTCCGCTCTGCATAAGACTAACCGTGCCCAGGGCTTCAGCAACAAACTCATCATAGCCAGCTGCTTACCAAGTAGAGATAACCGCAGATCCTATGACTATCTCAACTATTTTAATGACCTTCGTAAGGTTATTGGACTGATGTATGGACGAAGCGGTGCTGAGGATGTGAATTCGGCTGCGGTCAAAGAGTACATGATGAGTAACCCTGGCGAATGGGTAAGTATTGATAACGATAGTCTTAAAGTGAAGGGGTTTATTAACGGCAATGTGCATATCCTGATTGAGGAGGAAACTTGTGACAATCTCAATCTGGTACTATCCCATTTAATGCCAGGCTGCATTCCTCTCGATCGCCGATACACCACCGGCCATAACTCCGCAAGAACTGTAAAAACCAATGAATATCGGTCGCAGTTGATATCATTCTCTGCTGTTAACTCCTTAATATCATATGCCACTGACCATTTGAACGCGGGCAAACACCTGTCACCGGGGCCGCACACTTTTATCCTGCGGGACAACCAGTCTGTTAGTGAGAAAAAAGAACTGGTGAACATATGGGAGTCATTGGGTGCTGTCAGAAGATATAGAGAAGTATATGACTTTGACTTTAGCCCCGTTGAAGCATTCAAACTTCTGGCATTACATGGTTCTATACCTGACCGCTATACGCACCAGTTCTATGCAACGGTCGGAGAACTCCAGAAACGAGCAATTGATGAATGTATGGTGGCTTCAGGTATGCGTTTGCTGGAACCGAATATCGGTCTTGGTGCGCTACTGAAAGGGTTACCAGAGGGGGTGGATGTTACTGGTTTTGATATACACCCCGCAGCTGTTGCAATTACTGGCCTGCGCTGGAACGTCACCCTTAATGATTTTCTATTGGTCAAGCCTGAAAATACCGGCTTGTTTGAAAGAATTCTGATGAATCCTCCATTTAGTGACTCACGCTGGATTGCACATTTTCAACATGCGATGAGATTCCTGAAACCGGGAGGACGCTTGATAGCAATACTGCCAGGGAGCGCAAAGGAGCATCTTTTAACCCGAGAAGCTGGGCCCGGTTACGACATCAATATTCTGGGTTGCTATGACAACGCCTTTGAAGGAACCGCAGAATCCATAAAACTTTTCTCCGTTGATGCCCATGAATAG
- a CDS encoding IS5-like element ISKpn26 family transposase, whose translation MSHQLTFADSEFSTKRRQTRKEIFLSRMEQILPWQNMTAVIEPFYPKAGNGRRPYPLETMLRIHCMQHWYNLSDGAMEDALYEIASMRLFARLSLDSALPDRTTIMNFRHLLEQHQLARQLFKTINRWLAEAGVMMTQGTLVDATIIEAPSSTKNKEQQRDPEMHQTKKGNQWHFGMKAHIGVDAKSGLTHSLVTTAANEHDLNQLGNLLHGEEQFVSADAGYQGAPQREELAEVDVDWLIAERPGKVKTLKQHPRKNKTAINIEYMKASIRARVEHPFRIIKRQFGFVKARYKGLLKNDNQLAMLFTLANLFRVDQMIRQWERSQ comes from the coding sequence ATGAGCCATCAACTCACCTTCGCCGATAGTGAATTCAGCACTAAGCGCCGTCAGACCCGAAAAGAGATTTTCCTCTCCCGCATGGAGCAGATTCTGCCATGGCAGAATATGACCGCTGTCATCGAGCCGTTTTATCCCAAGGCGGGCAATGGCCGACGGCCCTATCCGCTGGAGACCATGCTGCGTATTCACTGCATGCAGCATTGGTACAACCTGAGCGACGGTGCCATGGAAGATGCCCTGTACGAAATCGCCTCCATGCGCCTGTTTGCCCGATTATCCCTGGATAGCGCCCTGCCGGATCGCACCACCATCATGAATTTCCGCCACCTGCTCGAGCAGCATCAACTGGCCCGTCAATTGTTCAAGACCATCAATCGCTGGCTGGCCGAAGCAGGCGTCATGATGACCCAAGGCACTTTGGTGGATGCCACCATCATTGAGGCACCCAGCTCTACCAAGAACAAAGAGCAGCAACGCGATCCGGAGATGCATCAGACCAAGAAAGGCAATCAGTGGCACTTTGGCATGAAGGCCCACATTGGTGTCGATGCCAAGAGTGGCCTGACCCACAGCCTAGTCACCACCGCGGCCAACGAGCATGACCTCAATCAGCTGGGTAATCTGCTTCATGGAGAGGAGCAATTTGTCTCAGCCGATGCCGGCTACCAAGGAGCGCCACAGCGCGAGGAGCTGGCCGAGGTGGATGTGGACTGGCTGATCGCCGAGCGTCCCGGCAAGGTAAAAACCTTGAAGCAGCATCCGCGCAAGAACAAAACGGCCATCAACATCGAATACATGAAAGCCAGCATCCGTGCCAGGGTGGAGCACCCGTTTCGCATCATCAAGCGGCAGTTCGGCTTCGTGAAAGCCAGATACAAGGGGCTGCTGAAAAACGATAACCAACTGGCGATGTTATTCACCCTGGCCAACCTGTTTCGGGTGGACCAAATGATACGTCAGTGGGAGAGATCTCAGTAA
- a CDS encoding siderophore-interacting protein, with translation MTKNTSRYPQRVRNELRFRELTVLRVERIGQAFQRIVLGGEALDGFVSQGFDDHTKLFFPQAGSVFTPPEVTDEGINWGEGVRPATRDYTPLYDAERHELAYDFYIHDGGIASRWALEANIGDKLVIGGPRGSLVVPEDYAWQLYVCDESGMPALRRRLLGLRQLPVTPQVTAIVTVADASYKDYLADLDGFNIEWVVGHNPAFVAERLAQVKVPSEDYFIWLTGEGGVVKSLLARFEEPSIDQQLVRSQAYWHSK, from the coding sequence ATGACAAAAAACACCTCACGCTACCCACAGCGCGTGCGTAACGAACTACGTTTTCGCGAATTAACCGTGCTGCGCGTTGAGCGTATCGGCCAGGCGTTCCAGCGGATCGTGCTGGGGGGCGAGGCGCTGGATGGCTTTGTTTCACAAGGTTTTGACGACCACACCAAACTGTTTTTCCCGCAGGCGGGCAGCGTATTTACGCCGCCGGAAGTGACCGACGAAGGCATTAACTGGGGCGAGGGCGTGCGCCCGGCGACCCGCGACTACACGCCGCTGTACGATGCCGAACGCCACGAGCTGGCTTACGATTTTTATATCCACGATGGCGGTATTGCCAGCCGCTGGGCGCTGGAAGCCAACATCGGCGATAAGCTGGTGATCGGCGGGCCGCGCGGCTCGCTGGTGGTGCCGGAAGATTACGCCTGGCAGCTTTATGTCTGTGACGAGTCGGGCATGCCGGCGCTGCGCCGTCGCCTGCTGGGATTACGTCAGCTGCCGGTGACGCCGCAGGTGACGGCCATCGTCACCGTCGCGGATGCTTCGTATAAAGATTATCTGGCGGATCTCGACGGCTTTAATATCGAATGGGTGGTAGGCCACAACCCGGCGTTCGTCGCCGAGCGGCTGGCTCAGGTCAAGGTGCCGTCAGAAGATTATTTTATCTGGCTGACCGGAGAAGGCGGCGTGGTGAAATCGCTGCTGGCGCGCTTTGAGGAGCCGAGTATCGATCAGCAACTGGTGCGTTCGCAGGCGTACTGGCATAGCAAATAA